In one Sphingobacterium daejeonense genomic region, the following are encoded:
- the yiaA gene encoding inner membrane protein YiaA, whose amino-acid sequence MEPLNTKNEEMFTPQKQTEEHNGSFKPTAAFVGASWVALLTGIVSYCIGLWNATMELNEKGYYFVILLFGLFAVISVQKSVRDKAEGLPVTELYYGISWFATLASIILLIIGLWNADLLLSEKGFYGISFILSIFSAIAVQKNTRDAKLFKEENI is encoded by the coding sequence ATGGAACCGCTAAATACAAAAAACGAGGAGATGTTTACTCCACAAAAACAGACCGAAGAACATAATGGGTCATTTAAGCCGACCGCAGCATTTGTTGGTGCTTCATGGGTTGCGCTTCTTACAGGGATTGTTAGCTATTGCATTGGATTATGGAATGCGACAATGGAATTGAATGAAAAAGGCTATTACTTTGTTATCCTACTTTTCGGGCTTTTTGCTGTTATTTCAGTTCAAAAGAGTGTTCGAGATAAAGCTGAGGGTTTACCTGTTACAGAATTATATTATGGCATAAGCTGGTTTGCAACTTTAGCATCGATCATCTTGTTGATAATTGGCCTTTGGAATGCAGATTTATTATTGAGTGAGAAAGGGTTTTACGGTATTTCTTTTATTCTGAGTATTTTTTCTGCGATTGCCGTTCAGAAAAACACTCGTGACGCTAAATTATTTAAGGAAGAAAACATATAA